The proteins below are encoded in one region of Syntrophotalea carbinolica DSM 2380:
- a CDS encoding flagellin, whose product MPFVINTNPLAQIVQNNLGKTNKSQADAMRRLSSGLRINSAKDDPAGLAKSNRVQTEIRSQNKVIENLNQGVGYAQFADATLEEIGNLIQRGRELAVQAANSTLSDSDRQSLNEEFGQIKEQIDQLAQTSSMFGQYPLGGDSSNTAVVPSLGEVFSETSTAGGITSGITLIDPDLSPIAKIPQGATNVMVDVAPEWLGNPYQPDIDIQVFTVDGKHLVGTGLGDFTWESNGVNNAQDMNTLFISESNGFASGAAYDPTNLLFVDHLGMGAFANTGSYGGMNFTYSGDGDSFESIAPGGDPEINNGIVFSTQAREQFTVDEATEDLLVFAHGAGQVRLIAEWSNMPEPSSGQATQTIPQTMKILANTTANSDSDYIDIQKTPADLAALGLESVVIDPPEAAEIALTKLAEALQIMDNHRSYYGATMTSLEGRISATAAGREANSASLSRILDADFSTEVSELTKADVLQQAGASIMAQANSLPQISLELLKM is encoded by the coding sequence ATGCCTTTTGTCATCAACACCAATCCCCTTGCGCAAATCGTCCAAAACAATCTCGGAAAAACCAACAAATCACAGGCCGATGCCATGCGGCGACTATCTTCCGGTCTCCGGATCAACAGCGCCAAAGATGATCCCGCAGGATTAGCAAAAAGCAACCGAGTCCAAACCGAGATCCGATCCCAAAACAAGGTCATTGAAAACCTCAATCAAGGGGTCGGCTATGCCCAGTTTGCCGACGCAACCCTTGAGGAGATAGGCAATCTCATTCAGAGGGGCAGGGAATTGGCTGTGCAAGCAGCAAACAGTACGCTGTCAGACAGTGATCGACAATCTCTGAACGAAGAATTCGGTCAAATCAAGGAGCAGATCGACCAATTGGCACAAACATCATCTATGTTTGGGCAGTATCCTTTAGGAGGGGATTCCAGTAACACGGCCGTGGTTCCAAGTCTCGGTGAAGTTTTCAGTGAAACAAGCACAGCCGGCGGCATAACAAGTGGAATAACATTGATTGATCCAGATCTTTCGCCTATTGCAAAAATTCCCCAGGGAGCGACTAATGTTATGGTCGATGTTGCACCAGAGTGGCTAGGCAATCCATACCAGCCAGATATTGATATTCAGGTTTTCACGGTAGATGGGAAACATCTCGTCGGAACGGGATTGGGCGATTTTACCTGGGAATCTAATGGCGTCAACAACGCTCAAGACATGAACACTCTCTTCATTTCCGAATCCAATGGTTTCGCTTCAGGCGCTGCCTATGATCCTACAAATCTCCTATTTGTCGACCATCTTGGAATGGGTGCTTTTGCCAACACCGGAAGCTACGGAGGAATGAATTTTACCTATAGTGGAGATGGGGATAGTTTTGAATCCATCGCACCGGGTGGTGATCCAGAGATAAACAATGGAATAGTATTTTCAACCCAAGCAAGAGAACAATTCACCGTAGATGAGGCAACCGAAGACCTCTTGGTATTTGCCCATGGTGCGGGGCAGGTAAGATTAATTGCTGAGTGGAGCAATATGCCAGAGCCGTCGTCGGGGCAAGCCACTCAAACTATCCCACAGACAATGAAAATATTGGCCAACACAACCGCCAACTCCGATAGTGACTATATCGACATACAAAAAACCCCTGCAGACCTAGCAGCATTAGGCCTTGAGTCAGTTGTCATCGACCCTCCGGAAGCAGCCGAAATTGCTCTAACAAAATTGGCTGAAGCTCTCCAGATTATGGACAACCACCGTAGCTATTACGGCGCTACCATGACCTCTTTAGAGGGACGTATCAGCGCCACGGCAGCTGGTCGCGAAGCAAATTCGGCATCCCTAAGTCGCATTCTGGATGCAGATTTTTCTACTGAAGTCTCTGAGCTAACCAAGGCAGATGTCCTACAGCAAGCAGGGGCGTCAATCATGGCCCAAGCCAACAGTCTCCCGCAGATTTCTCTAGAGCTTTTGAAAATGTAG
- a CDS encoding efflux transporter outer membrane subunit — protein sequence MNTIRCVRTMFVLACLGLTACVAVGPDYVPPVADVPATWSMATDNQGQAAEPGDLSRWWEEFNDPVLNDLVTDALTANLDLATARAQLREARAQRALAGSQLGPSVDVATSASRSQSSEESGSGSTSELYSAGFDASWEADVFGGLRRGVEAAAADVDASVESLRDTQVSLVAEVVLNYVDLRTAERRLSVAENNIASLSETYRLAGWRLQAGLVSELDVAQARTELESTRASLPALRTTRAEARNRLAVLLGSSPAELGSRLESAGAIPLAERAAAVGIPADILRQRPDVRAAERQLAAQTARLGEAEAERYPSFKLSGSIGLEALTLSALSNGGAAVYSLLGSITAPIFDSGRIRANIETQDALLEQTRLAYKAAVLTALEDVENALVAVNNAGKRRETLTLAADSARETLQLAEQRYAGGLVDFLTVLDSQRTLLGLEDDLASSAGDLAGAQIQLYKALGGGWSPEPQTEDNRDAS from the coding sequence GTGAATACGATACGTTGCGTTCGCACCATGTTTGTTCTGGCCTGTCTCGGGCTTACCGCCTGCGTGGCTGTCGGGCCGGATTACGTTCCGCCGGTGGCGGATGTACCGGCAACCTGGAGTATGGCGACCGATAACCAGGGACAAGCTGCCGAACCGGGTGACCTGAGTCGCTGGTGGGAGGAGTTCAACGATCCGGTGCTTAACGACCTGGTAACCGATGCGCTGACGGCCAACTTGGATCTGGCCACGGCCAGGGCGCAGCTGCGCGAGGCACGGGCGCAACGTGCCTTGGCTGGATCTCAGCTCGGGCCTTCGGTGGACGTGGCGACCTCGGCTTCCCGCAGCCAGTCGAGCGAAGAAAGCGGATCAGGCTCCACCAGTGAGTTATACAGCGCCGGGTTCGATGCGAGCTGGGAGGCGGATGTCTTCGGCGGCCTGCGTCGCGGTGTGGAAGCGGCGGCGGCCGACGTCGATGCCAGTGTCGAGAGTCTGCGCGATACGCAGGTTTCGCTGGTTGCCGAAGTGGTCCTTAACTATGTGGATCTGCGTACCGCCGAGCGTCGCCTGAGTGTTGCGGAGAATAATATTGCTTCTCTGAGCGAAACCTATCGACTTGCCGGCTGGCGTCTCCAGGCAGGATTGGTTTCCGAGCTGGATGTTGCTCAGGCCCGCACCGAGCTGGAAAGTACGCGGGCAAGTCTGCCCGCGTTGCGGACAACCAGGGCGGAGGCTCGTAACCGGCTTGCCGTACTGCTGGGCAGTTCCCCCGCTGAACTGGGCTCCCGGCTGGAGTCTGCCGGCGCGATTCCGTTGGCCGAGCGTGCTGCGGCGGTCGGTATCCCGGCCGATATCCTGCGTCAGCGTCCCGATGTGCGTGCCGCCGAGCGCCAATTGGCGGCGCAGACTGCGCGGCTGGGCGAGGCTGAAGCGGAACGTTATCCGAGTTTCAAGCTGTCCGGTTCTATCGGGCTGGAAGCTCTTACCTTGTCGGCGCTTAGCAATGGCGGTGCCGCCGTCTACTCGTTGCTGGGCTCGATCACCGCGCCGATTTTCGACTCCGGGCGCATCAGGGCCAATATCGAGACCCAGGATGCCCTGCTCGAACAGACTCGGCTGGCCTACAAGGCGGCGGTGCTGACCGCCCTTGAAGATGTGGAGAATGCGCTGGTTGCGGTCAACAATGCCGGCAAAAGGCGAGAGACGCTGACGTTGGCAGCCGACTCGGCCCGCGAAACGCTGCAACTGGCCGAGCAGCGTTACGCGGGTGGTCTTGTCGACTTTCTCACCGTACTCGATAGCCAGCGAACTCTGCTCGGTCTCGAGGACGACCTCGCCAGCAGTGCTGGGGATCTGGCCGGTGCGCAGATTCAACTCTACAAGGCCCTTGGCGGCGGCTGGTCGCCGGAGCCTCAAACGGAAGATAACAGGGACGCGTCATGA
- a CDS encoding ABC transporter ATP-binding protein: MSISDPLIRLTGITKTYGSGQAAFQALKGIDLSIESGDFVAIMGHSGSGKSTTMNILGCLDTPTGGSYEFQGVHVERLSRNQRALLRRYFLGFVFQGFNLLSRTTALENVELPLIYRGEPAAARHAAARAALAQVGLQGWEQHTPAELSGGQQQRVAIARAIVSRPKVLLADEPTGNLDTRTSEEIMDLIGNFNREHGITVLMVTHEPEMAEYAKRVVNFVDGKVESDSCNGEVS; this comes from the coding sequence ATGAGTATCTCCGACCCCTTGATTCGGCTGACCGGCATCACCAAGACCTACGGTAGCGGACAGGCCGCTTTTCAGGCCCTGAAAGGTATCGATCTCTCTATCGAAAGCGGTGATTTTGTCGCCATTATGGGACACAGCGGGTCCGGGAAGTCCACGACCATGAACATTCTCGGATGCCTCGATACGCCCACTGGCGGCAGTTACGAGTTTCAGGGGGTACACGTCGAGCGCTTGTCGCGCAATCAGCGCGCACTGTTGCGGCGGTACTTTCTTGGCTTCGTATTTCAGGGCTTCAACCTGTTGTCACGCACCACGGCACTGGAGAATGTCGAATTGCCCCTCATCTACCGTGGGGAACCGGCGGCAGCCCGCCATGCCGCTGCCCGCGCAGCCCTGGCGCAGGTGGGCCTGCAGGGTTGGGAACAGCACACGCCGGCGGAACTGTCCGGGGGCCAGCAGCAGCGCGTCGCCATCGCCCGAGCCATCGTGTCCCGCCCCAAGGTTTTGCTGGCCGACGAACCTACCGGTAATCTCGATACGCGAACCAGTGAGGAAATCATGGACCTGATCGGTAACTTCAACCGGGAACACGGCATTACCGTGCTCATGGTTACTCACGAACCTGAGATGGCCGAGTATGCCAAACGCGTCGTCAATTTCGTTGATGGCAAGGTGGAAAGCGATAGCTGTAACGGGGAGGTGTCCTGA
- a CDS encoding tyrosine-type recombinase/integrase, whose protein sequence is MANTNRSIPLTKKAIDGLPSHDPAGTQATATEYSTGEPGLHICVNMRGNKRWLFRYRLYGRKKVVAIGPYPSIEPPLAKQMANEMQRNLALGERVVSPRAQQKQQKTFGEFARKYLEHAKQTKKSWKDDYNKLTNQIIPKWGEVPLTCLTPKEIQGYLNQVKARTSGTNANRHYAVLNVLYNLAVKWGEIDPWKNPMPGVSKFRDNPGRTRYLSMEECKRFLAALEEAPGQLAACALRLLLFTGCRAGEVLKSKWEDVSMEGRTMLLPETKNGKSRVVHLNSLSLAEIEKLKDFRNPSNPYLFPGSSEDKPLGTVRKTFEHALKLAGLQGTDVVIHTLRHTHASLLANLGESLETIKVSLGHSSVKMTERYAHISGSKTKDASDHLAEQLKEVMNQ, encoded by the coding sequence ATGGCGAACACGAACCGATCCATTCCACTGACCAAAAAGGCCATCGACGGCCTTCCGTCCCACGATCCAGCCGGAACACAGGCTACGGCCACGGAGTATTCGACCGGCGAACCGGGCCTGCATATCTGCGTCAACATGCGGGGCAATAAGCGCTGGCTGTTCCGCTACCGGCTCTACGGGCGGAAGAAGGTCGTCGCCATCGGACCCTATCCGTCCATCGAGCCCCCTCTGGCCAAGCAGATGGCCAACGAGATGCAGCGCAATTTGGCCCTCGGAGAACGGGTGGTATCCCCGAGAGCGCAGCAGAAACAGCAGAAGACCTTTGGCGAGTTTGCCCGGAAGTATCTGGAGCACGCCAAGCAGACCAAGAAATCGTGGAAGGATGACTACAATAAGCTCACCAATCAGATTATTCCCAAGTGGGGCGAGGTGCCGCTGACCTGCCTGACGCCGAAGGAGATCCAGGGATATTTGAATCAGGTCAAGGCCCGCACCTCGGGGACCAACGCCAACCGGCACTATGCCGTGTTGAATGTCCTCTACAATCTGGCGGTGAAGTGGGGCGAAATCGACCCGTGGAAGAACCCGATGCCTGGGGTGTCCAAGTTTAGGGACAATCCGGGACGGACGCGCTACCTGAGCATGGAGGAGTGTAAGCGGTTCCTGGCGGCCCTGGAGGAGGCGCCTGGTCAGCTAGCGGCCTGTGCCCTGAGATTGCTTCTGTTCACGGGTTGCCGTGCGGGGGAGGTACTCAAGAGCAAATGGGAGGATGTGTCCATGGAGGGGCGGACCATGCTTCTTCCCGAGACAAAAAACGGCAAGTCGCGGGTGGTCCATCTCAATTCGCTGAGTCTTGCCGAGATCGAGAAGCTCAAGGACTTCCGGAACCCTAGCAATCCCTATCTGTTCCCCGGGAGTTCGGAGGATAAGCCGCTGGGGACGGTGCGCAAGACCTTCGAGCACGCGCTGAAGCTGGCGGGGTTGCAGGGGACGGATGTGGTCATCCACACCCTGCGCCACACCCATGCCAGTCTGTTGGCCAACCTGGGGGAATCGCTGGAGACGATCAAGGTAAGTCTGGGGCACAGCTCGGTTAAAATGACCGAGAGGTATGCCCATATTTCCGGTAGCAAAACCAAGGACGCTTCGGACCATCTGGCCGAGCAGTTAAAAGAGGTGATGAATCAGTAA
- a CDS encoding ABC transporter permease produces MLWNTLLLALRAIRRNLMRSFLTILGIVIGVAAVITMVTLGNGATQSVSDQISSMGSNLLMVMPGQRFGPGSGDAAKFKSADVEAIRNQIPAAKLVAPVVTTSATAVYQAENWSSAISGSNDDYFEAGGWDLASGRTFTEAEQRSGRAVCVLGETVREKLFGKQNPVGADIRIKQFSCEVIGLLKPKGQSAMGSDQDDTVVMPLRTVQRRLAGSQDIGRLMISVNDGASIDAVKEQLTLLMRERRNIGESEDDDFQVMDTRQIAETLTGTTKILTMLLGAVAAVSLLVGGIGIMNIMLVSVTERTREIGIRLSIGALEREVLLQFLIEAVVLSSLGGFIGIVIATVASLSLAGLMGIPYLFDPSINLLAFLFSAAIGVIFGYFPARRAAGLNPIDALRHE; encoded by the coding sequence ATGCTGTGGAACACGTTGCTTCTTGCATTGCGGGCGATCCGGCGCAACCTGATGCGCTCTTTTCTCACCATCCTCGGCATCGTTATCGGCGTGGCCGCCGTCATTACCATGGTGACTCTCGGCAATGGTGCCACCCAGTCGGTTTCCGACCAGATTTCCAGCATGGGCAGCAACCTGTTGATGGTGATGCCCGGGCAGCGTTTCGGACCCGGGTCCGGAGATGCCGCCAAGTTCAAGAGTGCCGACGTCGAGGCTATCCGTAACCAGATACCCGCCGCCAAGCTGGTCGCTCCGGTCGTTACGACGTCGGCGACCGCCGTGTATCAGGCCGAGAACTGGTCTTCGGCCATCTCCGGCAGCAATGACGACTATTTCGAAGCGGGAGGTTGGGATCTGGCCTCAGGGCGTACTTTTACCGAAGCCGAACAACGCTCCGGCAGGGCGGTCTGCGTTCTCGGTGAAACGGTACGGGAGAAGCTGTTCGGCAAGCAGAACCCGGTGGGAGCCGATATCCGCATCAAGCAATTTTCCTGCGAAGTCATCGGTTTGCTTAAACCCAAGGGCCAGTCGGCTATGGGCTCGGACCAGGATGATACCGTGGTGATGCCTTTGCGTACGGTGCAGCGTCGTCTCGCAGGAAGCCAGGATATCGGCCGGTTGATGATATCGGTAAACGATGGTGCTTCCATCGATGCGGTCAAGGAACAGCTGACGTTGCTGATGCGTGAACGGCGCAACATCGGGGAAAGCGAAGACGATGATTTCCAGGTGATGGACACCCGGCAGATTGCCGAAACCCTTACCGGTACGACCAAGATCCTTACCATGCTGCTGGGCGCGGTGGCAGCGGTAAGCCTGCTGGTAGGGGGGATCGGGATTATGAATATCATGCTGGTGTCGGTGACCGAACGCACCCGCGAGATCGGGATCCGCCTTTCCATCGGCGCGCTGGAGCGGGAAGTGCTGCTGCAATTCCTTATCGAGGCCGTGGTGCTTTCCAGCCTCGGCGGTTTCATCGGCATTGTGATAGCGACCGTGGCGTCCCTGTCGCTTGCCGGGCTGATGGGCATTCCCTACCTGTTCGACCCGAGCATCAACCTGTTGGCCTTTTTGTTCTCGGCCGCCATCGGTGTGATTTTCGGCTATTTCCCGGCGCGTCGCGCAGCCGGTCTTAACCCCATCGACGCGTTGCGCCACGAGTGA
- a CDS encoding mechanosensitive ion channel family protein — protein sequence MQEQLQNGGQYLDTLINLFVAWGPKLVGAVLALVIGLYLANMIARGFNRLMEKKGMDPSLRPFLKSLIGNLLKVLVVVSVLGMVGIQMTSFIAILGAAGLAVGMALSGTLQNFAGGVMILTFRPFKVGDVIEAQGYTGAVKEIQIFNTILKTPDNKTIIIPNGGLATSSMVNYSTEATRRVDWVFGIAYGDDIDKAKEVLMGLLKSNDKVLDDPAPFVELGELADSSVNFTVRAWVNSADYWPVFFYMQENVYRRFAEVGLNIPFPQMDVHLDK from the coding sequence ATGCAGGAGCAATTGCAAAACGGGGGACAGTATCTGGACACTTTGATTAACCTGTTTGTGGCTTGGGGGCCTAAACTGGTCGGCGCGGTACTCGCCCTGGTTATCGGGTTATACCTGGCAAATATGATCGCCAGGGGTTTCAACCGGTTGATGGAAAAGAAAGGCATGGATCCATCTCTGCGACCGTTTCTTAAAAGCCTGATCGGTAATCTCCTCAAGGTGCTGGTTGTTGTCAGTGTCCTCGGGATGGTCGGTATCCAGATGACGTCCTTCATTGCCATCCTCGGTGCCGCCGGTCTCGCCGTCGGTATGGCCCTTTCCGGTACGCTGCAGAATTTCGCCGGGGGAGTGATGATCCTGACTTTCCGGCCATTCAAGGTGGGCGATGTTATCGAGGCCCAGGGGTATACGGGGGCGGTCAAGGAAATCCAGATTTTCAATACGATTCTGAAAACTCCGGATAACAAGACCATTATCATTCCCAACGGCGGACTGGCTACTTCCTCGATGGTGAATTATTCCACCGAGGCGACCCGCAGGGTAGACTGGGTGTTCGGGATTGCTTACGGTGACGATATCGACAAGGCCAAAGAAGTGTTGATGGGGTTACTGAAAAGCAATGATAAGGTTCTCGATGATCCGGCACCTTTTGTGGAACTGGGAGAACTGGCCGATAGCTCCGTAAACTTCACCGTGCGGGCCTGGGTAAATTCTGCGGATTACTGGCCGGTATTTTTCTATATGCAGGAAAACGTTTATCGCAGGTTCGCTGAAGTCGGATTGAATATTCCGTTTCCGCAAATGGATGTTCACCTGGATAAATAA
- a CDS encoding efflux RND transporter periplasmic adaptor subunit — MNDISKNNSDSAETGFEALLTAHAGGGVLRRWRWALITAAIVLLLTGFFLFRGNGDSQGPQYLTEKVTEGKLVVKVTATGNLEPTNQVEVGSELSGTVDAVYVDDDDRVTKGQLLAKLDLSKFEDAVAHSRAAVEVAEAELQQALATFEETHAKLDRYREVSRLSGGKVPSKTEMEAAEADVARAKADQENARAGIAEAKANLRSDETDLAKAHIRSPIDGVVLERAVDPGQAVAASLQAVTLFTLAEDLSKMELEVDVDEADVGQVKAGLGASFSVDAWPDRNFEAVITRVGFNASDDDGVISYPAVLKVANDDLSLRPGMTATAVVTTLTHENALLVSNAALRFTPSEDTSAEKSGGSLVSSLIPHPPARTHKAQASAVAEDGSQCVWVLRDGQAAPVQVKTGASNGRVTEILDGELQVGMDVITETVSMQP; from the coding sequence ATGAACGATATTTCCAAAAACAATAGTGATAGTGCCGAAACCGGTTTTGAAGCCCTGCTAACCGCCCATGCTGGCGGCGGTGTCCTGCGCCGTTGGCGTTGGGCCCTGATTACGGCAGCCATCGTGTTGTTGCTGACGGGATTTTTCCTGTTCAGGGGCAACGGAGATTCTCAGGGGCCGCAGTACCTGACCGAAAAGGTGACCGAGGGTAAGCTGGTCGTTAAGGTGACCGCTACGGGGAATCTGGAACCGACCAATCAGGTGGAGGTCGGCAGTGAGCTTTCCGGTACGGTGGATGCCGTTTATGTCGACGACGACGATCGCGTGACCAAGGGGCAGCTGTTGGCCAAACTCGACCTGTCCAAGTTCGAAGACGCGGTGGCCCATTCCCGGGCCGCTGTCGAAGTTGCCGAGGCGGAACTGCAACAGGCTCTGGCGACGTTCGAAGAGACCCATGCCAAACTTGATCGATACCGTGAGGTTTCGCGCTTGTCCGGTGGCAAGGTGCCATCCAAAACCGAAATGGAAGCCGCTGAGGCGGACGTTGCCCGCGCCAAAGCCGACCAGGAGAATGCCCGGGCCGGCATCGCCGAGGCCAAAGCCAATTTGCGCAGCGACGAAACGGACCTCGCTAAGGCGCATATCCGGTCGCCCATTGACGGGGTGGTGCTGGAGCGGGCGGTAGATCCGGGACAGGCGGTGGCCGCTTCCCTGCAAGCCGTGACCCTGTTTACCCTGGCCGAGGATCTTTCCAAGATGGAACTCGAAGTCGATGTGGACGAAGCCGACGTCGGTCAGGTCAAAGCCGGATTAGGTGCCAGTTTCAGCGTCGATGCGTGGCCGGACAGAAACTTCGAGGCCGTGATCACCCGGGTCGGGTTCAATGCTTCCGATGATGACGGAGTCATATCCTATCCTGCCGTACTGAAGGTTGCGAACGACGATCTCAGTTTGCGTCCGGGCATGACCGCCACCGCTGTGGTTACAACCCTTACCCACGAAAATGCGCTGCTGGTATCCAATGCCGCGTTGCGCTTTACGCCATCGGAGGATACGTCGGCAGAAAAATCGGGCGGTAGCCTGGTCAGTTCTCTGATACCGCATCCCCCCGCCCGTACCCATAAGGCCCAAGCTTCGGCAGTCGCTGAAGACGGTAGCCAGTGCGTATGGGTATTGCGTGACGGACAGGCGGCCCCGGTGCAGGTCAAAACGGGAGCCAGCAATGGGCGTGTTACCGAGATCCTCGACGGAGAATTGCAGGTCGGCATGGATGTCATAACCGAAACCGTGAGTATGCAGCCATGA
- a CDS encoding tyrosine-type recombinase/integrase — MANTNRTISLTKKAIDGLPSHDPAGTQATATEYSTGEPGLHICVNMRGNKRWLFRYRLYGRKKAVAIGPYPAIEPPLAKQMANEMQRNLALGEPVVSPRAQQKQQKAFGEFAREYLEHAKQTKKSWKDDYNKLTNQIIPKWGEVPLTCLTPKEIQGYLNQVKARTSGTNANRHYAVLNVLYNLAVKWGEIDPGKNPMPGVSKFRDNPGRTRYLSMEECKRFLAALEEVPGQLAACALRLLLFTGCRAGEVLKSKWEDVSMEGRTMLLPETKNGKSRVVHLNPLSLAEIEKLKAFRQPNNPYLFPGSSEDKPLGTVRKTFEHALKLAGLEGTDVVIHTLRHTHASLLANLGESLETIKVSLGHSSVKMTERYAHISGSKTRDASDHLAEQLKVVMNQ, encoded by the coding sequence CGAACCATTTCCCTGACCAAAAAGGCCATCGACGGCCTTCCGTCCCACGATCCAGCCGGAACACAGGCTACGGCCACGGAGTATTCGACCGGCGAACCGGGCCTGCATATCTGCGTCAACATGCGGGGCAATAAGCGCTGGCTGTTCCGCTATCGGCTCTACGGGCGGAAGAAGGCCGTCGCCATTGGACCCTATCCGGCCATCGAGCCGCCTCTGGCCAAACAGATGGCCAACGAGATGCAGCGCAATCTGGCCCTCGGAGAACCTGTCGTATCCCCCAGGGCGCAGCAGAAACAGCAGAAGGCTTTTGGCGAGTTTGCCCGGGAGTATCTGGAGCATGCCAAGCAGACCAAGAAATCGTGGAAGGACGACTACAATAAGCTCACCAATCAGATCATTCCCAAGTGGGGCGAGGTGCCGCTGACCTGTCTGACGCCGAAGGAGATCCAGGGGTATCTGAATCAGGTCAAGGCCCGCACCTCGGGGACCAACGCCAACCGGCACTATGCCGTGTTGAATGTCCTCTACAATCTGGCTGTGAAGTGGGGCGAGATCGATCCGGGGAAGAACCCGATGCCCGGGGTGTCCAAGTTCCGGGACAATCCGGGACGGACACGCTACCTGAGCATGGAGGAGTGCAAGCGTTTTCTGGCGGCCCTGGAGGAGGTGCCGGGGCAGCTGGCGGCCTGTGCCCTGAGATTACTTCTGTTCACGGGTTGCCGTGCGGGGGAGGTGCTCAAGAGCAAATGGGAGGATGTGTCCATGGAAGGGCGGACCATGCTTCTTCCCGAGACCAAGAACGGCAAGTCGCGGGTGGTCCATCTCAATCCGCTGAGTCTTGCCGAGATTGAGAAGCTTAAGGCCTTCCGGCAGCCGAACAACCCCTATCTGTTTCCGGGGAGTTCGGAGGATAAGCCGCTGGGAACGGTGCGCAAGACCTTCGAGCATGCGCTTAAACTGGCGGGGCTTGAGGGAACGGATGTGGTCATTCACACCCTGCGGCATACCCATGCCAGCTTGCTGGCCAACCTGGGGGAATCGCTGGAGACGATCAAGGTTAGTTTGGGGCACAGTTCGGTGAAGATGACGGAGAGGTATGCCCATATCTCCGGTAGCAAGACCAGGGACGCTTCGGACCATTTGGCTGAGCAGTTAAAAGTGGTGATGAATCAATAA
- a CDS encoding CerR family C-terminal domain-containing protein: MAQQRSGETREKLLAAASVVFMEKGFRDATVSEICKRAGANVSAVSYYFGSKEALYQETWRHCFTESVKAHPVDGGVSAGAPATERLRGHVKALVGRIADEDSREFFISWMEIVNPTGLLQEIMKAEFIPLREKTLSLMRELLGPNASEQQVVYCETCLISMCFHPMLIKRVNQRTKNFEGPHPVEDLDAFIEHVLTFTLAGIAAIRKDLPVGSSSPESDNTPASKI, from the coding sequence ATGGCACAACAGAGATCGGGTGAAACCAGGGAAAAGCTGCTGGCCGCGGCCAGTGTCGTGTTTATGGAAAAGGGCTTTCGCGATGCGACGGTGTCGGAGATATGCAAGCGCGCTGGCGCCAATGTTTCCGCCGTGAGTTATTATTTCGGCAGCAAGGAGGCTCTTTATCAGGAGACGTGGCGGCATTGCTTTACCGAATCCGTCAAGGCTCATCCGGTGGACGGCGGGGTGAGTGCGGGTGCGCCTGCCACCGAACGGTTGCGCGGGCATGTAAAGGCCTTGGTGGGGCGGATTGCCGACGAAGACAGTAGGGAATTCTTCATTTCCTGGATGGAGATAGTTAATCCTACCGGCCTTCTTCAGGAGATCATGAAGGCCGAATTTATTCCCCTGCGTGAAAAGACTTTGTCCTTGATGCGGGAGCTGCTCGGGCCGAACGCCAGCGAACAACAGGTTGTTTATTGTGAAACCTGCCTTATCAGTATGTGTTTTCATCCAATGCTGATAAAGAGGGTCAATCAGAGAACCAAAAACTTCGAAGGTCCCCATCCCGTTGAGGATCTTGATGCCTTTATTGAACATGTGTTGACCTTTACCCTGGCGGGGATTGCCGCCATCCGCAAGGATTTACCCGTAGGTTCATCATCCCCTGAATCCGACAACACGCCTGCGTCGAAGATATGA